The Arvicola amphibius chromosome 4, mArvAmp1.2, whole genome shotgun sequence genome includes the window GTAGGCAGGACCAGGTCTTGCCACCGCTGCTAGATTTTAGTCCAAGTGAGTCAGGGACTTggactggggagaggggaagggattATTATATTCTCGGACTAGGCACCAAGGGGCTAACAAGTGTTAATGTGTTTGTTAAGTAAGACAAGGCCCATCTCCTGGGCGCCTCAAAGGAATTAGGGGTGTGAATGCTGAAGGGCTGATTGTCAGCGAGAGCTGGACAATTCCCCCTTCCCATCCCAACTAAGAGGTGGTTGGAGGAAGGGTAGGGACCTAACAGACCCGTCCTCCCACAGTGCGACCCCTGCGGCCTGCATTTTCGGCACAAGAGTCAACTAAGGCTGCACCTGCGTCAGAAACACGGGGCTGCTACCAATACTAAAGTGCGCTACCACATCCTCGGGGGACCATAGCTGAACGCCCACCAAAACCACACTGGTTCCCAGGGGACTGCCAAAGCTGCGGGCGCAGGCTTGGCTTCCCTGGCGGTCTTGATATGGGAGTGTGCCAGGCCACTCTGGTATCAGGAACTCGTCACCTTAATTTTGTACTGGGGAGAGCAGGGGTGGCAGATCCTGGCTAGATCTGCCTCTGTTTTGCTGGTCAAAACCTCTTCCTCACAATCCAGATTGGATAGCTAGGGGCTGGGGAAAAGGAGAGATGCAAGGGACTtgctctcttccagggaacctgcccctactcccctcccccattccaaaTGGTTTATctgtaaatataatttattaaggCCCGTGGGTGGCCCCAGGGCCTTCGTTCAGCTTGCATTTCCGACTTCCCTCTTCTGAGACACGGAAGGTGAGGGCCCCGCTCTGCTGGCAGGGCTTCCTAGCACTTGGCTCTCTCCTTTGACATGAGTGTCTCATGTTGTTTTCCTTGTAACCGTTCTCTCTGGAATCATCCTTCTtcaatttgtttgcttgttggtttgTCCCTCCAGTTCTAGGATGTGACCTTTTGCTTTCCTAGGGCAGACCCTGAGAACATGTAAGGTTGGGCAAGGAATCCTCTCTGGTATTCTGGATGGTGCAAGTCCTGTAGCAGGCTAGACATGGAAAGAAAACGTTCAGCTCTTCGAGGGTGATGGGAACCTTTTTAGATGAACACAAAATGTGGATAATTAAttcctcctgaaggctgggaaaGTGGGGCCTAGATTCCTCATCATTCTAAATGGAGGTGGGTAGTCTCTCCGGCAAGAAAGCATAGCCGCTAAACTGTACCATTGCTCTTTCCACCTGGGTTTGAATGCACTGTGCCCATCTCTCAGACAGTCTGCCTCAGGGTCTGCGCTGAACCCATGATCCTCCCACTGAGGTTGAATTAGTATTTTCATAGGGAGAGAGCTAAAGATCTGTACCAGAGATTATGAAACCTGTTCTCATCTGTCCAGTTTCTAAGAATGTTATGACCTAGGGAGAGTTCAAGACATTCCTTACCTTGACTTCCCGTCTGACCCCTCCTTGGCTGCACGAGAAGCTGCAGCAGATGTTCCTTGGGGTTCAATATGCCCTtcattttgaatgttttttttttgttttgttttattttggttttgaacaGCTTCTGGAAAGTGACCAGATTCtaaaaatttcctgtttcacGGATGCTTGGTAATTCTCTTACCCGAGAGTCTGGATCTGTGACTCGGTCTTCCTCCACTGTTCCTGTCTGTGACCAGTGAACGCATTGGTCTTTACATGGGAGACAAAGGGGCTGAGTTCCGTGCTGGTCATTGAGGATTGTCATTGGAATTACATGCTTCAAGGCTTTAAAAGCCTGGTTGATGGGTTGGCCAAAGACCCCTCCCATGTGAACAGGTTGCCTGATGGTGCATGAGGTTAGCCGAGGGCTGCAGCTTCAGATATAGGCCATGCAGATAACAGTGTTAGGGATGGAGTTCCTTGGTTGGATGGAGTGTCTGGAACGTTAGATGATATTCGGGAGCCTCGATTTGTAGTCCTGCTTCTTGCTGCCCCAGGACCTATTTGATGATAGGACTTGGTTAAGGAGACTTGAATCTGTAAGGCAGAGCTTCTGGAATTAAACCATCAGCTGGGGGCTGGCGAGAAAGccattcctttccccctccccatcaCCTGAATACAGAATAGAAGAGGGGGGAACAGGAGAGATTGCGAAGGTATTACGGTTTCTGTTCGGCAGACTGGATGGGCATGTGGGAAGTGCCGGGGTGAATGTTCAATCCTGCAAGATCAGATCCATGGAATAAAGAAGCCTCTCTTGCCCTCTGTGTGTCCTAGCTTGTTTGTGGGGGGAGGGTCACCTGGGAACTTGGAAAGCGGTtccaaaaaaaataacaacttggATTCTGTGTTCATTTCACTGTTCTGTCCCACTAGCCCTCTTCAATGGTCCTTattctcccttccctgccctagCCTTCCGGCTCATTGTGTAGGAACCAGTGACTTCACGAAGCTTATCCGGAGCCACCTGCATCCTGCTGGTCTGAAGTCACTTCCTGGCCAAGGTGTGGAGGCTgcagagagaaagtaggaaagcAAAAGCCTGGGAAACGCATCTGTGCAAGCACGGGTTCCTGTGACCCAGCCTCCCCCTCACACAACCATCAGCAGAGAAAATGGGTAGGGCTCGGGTCCCCTAAGAACAACAGAGGTGAGTTAGAGCAGCTAGCAGAAGGCGGAGTGTGTTAGTGCCCCTGTGCCTGCTCCATCTCCCAGCCCTAATATCTAATGTCCAGTACACGAGTCTCTTCCCCTGACCCGTGTGTCCGGGCGTACAGGTGTATATTCTAGTCCAAGGCTAAAAGTCACTGATTCTAATGTTGCCTCCCTCTGGACTTTCCTCACCTGTGGCAAAGGTGAGTGTGGTGGTGCTTCTTCAGTCTGATGTTCTCCCTGATAATCTAGTTTAGTGACTgcttaagtttctttttctttctttctttctttctttctttctttctttctttcttctttctttctttctttctctttctctctttctttcttactttctctaaTAACCTAGGTtatacttgaaaaacaaaaaagcagcaaaAGTCCCCATGACCTTCCATTCTAGCTTGTCCCCCAATGAAAATAAGACCAGCAACTATTACTTACCgcctattataaataaagcattCTAGTGCACAGACTTACTAATTTAACCTCTGGTGGCCCTAAAAAGTAGGGAGTATTCTCCCCAGtttacaggtgaggaaaccaATTGAGAAGTTAACTATTTTGACCAAGTAATAAGTCAcaaagttgggctggagagatggctcagaggttaagagcactgactgctcttccatagttcctgagttcaattcccagcaaccacatggtggctcacaaccatctgtaatgagatctggtactatcttctggcctgcaagtatacatggaagcagaacactgcatatgtaataaataaatctaaaaaaacaaaataggtcATAAAGTCAAGGTTGGGACTATGCCCTGGATCTAGAGATCTCAAGACTCTTGACTCCTGAGATCCGACTATTTCCTATACCACTGGCAGATCCCTTCTTATGAGTCTACTTATAACAAGACTGTAGACCCATAGTGTTTTGATATAGTTATTTCATTTTCCATCAatgcaactgaaaaaaaaatacggtttggtttggttttgcttggtgCAAAGGATTGAACCTGGGGACTTCTACATGTTAAACCAAAAACCTCATGGGTTTAGGAAGGGGgcttttagttttataaatgtaATGAGCTAATTTAttattgtgcatatgtgtatgatgtttttgtatacatgtacatgatGTACGTGGCAtgggtacatgtggaggtcaggggacaactttgtggtgttagttctttctttccatatttctgtatgttccagggattgaactcaggacatcagacTCCCAAAGCAAGtactttacctgctaagccatctctccagcccctccctgggtctttgagacagtcttatgtccctcaggctggcctctacatCCCTCTGTAGTCCgggcaagccttgaacttgttatcctctggggttgcaggcatgccTGTGCAATCAAACTTGGTTcatatgcttatttttatgtgcatgagtttcTTTGCCTCCGTGAATTTAAGTGACCCACGTGggtacagtgcctgtggaggtcagaagagggtgtcagatcccctggaacaggagttacaggccACTGTGTTGACCAGTGTGGGTGCAGGCAAGAATTGAACCCTGCTGCTTTGAAAAGCCCGacgagccatgtctccagcccttacAGTATGATTTCTTAAAAGCATAGTTCCTTGGCTCATGCCCCTCTTTTGCCTCCTTCCCCACTCACTGGTCTGGGTATGAATTCTGAACCCAAGGTTTCAAGGTCAGAGTCCTGGGGAGCCAGAGGTAAAGGGACAGAAAAGCCCAAGCCATTGCTGTCATGAGGTGAGGGCGTGCTTGCTAGTGGTCTGGCGAAACGTAGGAGGCTGACTGACTGCTCGAGTGACCCGGTTATGGCATGTCTCCTGTGTACATCAGTATGAGATCAAAAACTGGTTAGGAAAATGGCCATTACTAGAAGACACAGGGAACGCTTCCAGCGCCGCGGAGGAAAGGGTAGGCGGTACTGGGCAACTCTGGATGGTCTGATGGCCGCCCTTCCTCTCCCCAGTTATTTTTGGTCTCGGTGACCTGCAAGTTTCCTGTCGGTGGGTACAGACACTGAAGGAACGAATCCTCATTACAGAAATGGATGCCAGGAGTCCAACAAGTctgcctcacccccccccccccccccccccaccttttaaCATAGCACTAGGGATTGAACCAGGATCTACACAAAACTGTATgctacttttaattattttaaaattttgggacagggtttagGATTGACCATGCTGACCCATGACTCTGACTCTGGAACAGCTGGAATAACAGGCTGGGCTCTCCcgtcttctctctgcctctgttcctctCGGGCCCAGCGGTCTAGAATTTTCAAAGCTTTGCTAGCCGCCCCAGGTGCTATATCAGTTTTACTCTTACCTCATAACCTATCCCTTCGTACCCACGCTCCCTGGCAATTCTTGGATGCCTCACTAAGCAAGTGAGTTCCTGCCTGGCCAGGACCAGTTTATCCACAACCACCTCTTAGATGCAAGTCTTAAAATGTGAATGATCCCAGTACCCGCAGAACCCTCCCATAGGTCCCTTGTCACGTGGGGGCCTATCTTCGGCTAGTCCCTCCTTACGCATGCGCCCCTCTCACTGCAGGTTCGGAACAATGCTGTAAATCCCGCCCACCCCCTCCGGACCCACCCCCTGCTCCGGAGACCTGCAGCCTAATTGGCGAGCTTGGGGTTGGATGTTGGCCCACTTAGGCAGGTGCTGAATCCTCAAAGATAACACAATCCCTAACCAGACTCTCTCCTCGGGGTTGTGGCTTGAACCCAGTTCTATTCTCTGGCTTCTAAAGAAATCATCTGGCACGGATCTGGATTCTAGCTGCGGGCTAATCGGTGGCAGTGGCAGGTCCCAGCTCGTAGGCCTCCCTCCTCTTGAGGGAAAGGCGCAGGCGCCCCATGCTTTCTCAGTAACTTCCTAGCGACCAGCCACTTTTCGGCGCCCGAGCGTCCTGCGGGGTGGGTTGGTCAATGTGGGCGGTTTAAAGCCTTGATCTCGCAAGGGCTCTCAGGGGCTGCAGCTTTGTTCCTTCCCGAATGGCGCGCAGGGCTGAGCCCCCCGACGGGGGCTGGGGATGGATGGTGGTGCTCTCAGCGTTCTTCCAGTCGGCGCTCGTATTTGGGGTGCTCCGTTCCTTCGGTGTCTTCTTCGTGGAATTTGTGGCGGCGTTTGAGGAACAGGCAGCCAGAGTTTCCTGGATCGCTTCCATAGGGATCGCGGTGCAGCAGTTTGGGAGTGAGTGCTGCGCCAGGGTGCGGTGGCCTACGACCCTCGGAAAAGAGGGATTTGGGGACCAGAACAGGGAAAGGCGAAGGGTCGGGAGGATGCTGAGGGAGGACGGCGGAGACCACCTCGCAGAACCCCTTCCAATTCCCCAGGCCCAATAGGCAGTGCCCTGAGCACGAAGTTGGGGCCCAGGCCTGTGGTGATGACTGGGGGCATCTTGGCTGCGCTGGGAATGCTGCTTGCTTCATTTGCTACCTCCTTGACCCACCTATACCTGAGTATTGGGCTGCTGTCAGGTGAGACCCTGGGCACGGGCGGAAGTCCAAGGCCTAGATCTTAAGCCTCCAAATTTTCACCTTCTTCCACCTCTTTCCAGAAAGGCTTCGGGAGAACCTGTGCCCTGAAGGGAATTCTTAAGCTGAGTGACTAAATCAAAGATAATGAATCCAGAAACTACTACAAGCCCAAACCCATCGGAATGGAGTGTAGTGGGAGAATTTCTTTTAAGATTGTGCTAGGTATCGACTGAAATAGAGATATCATTggcctgttttaaaataataataataaggcttACAATGCTTTTCGATGTTTATACACCTGGGCAACGGAAGTTTAACGCAGCCAGAAATGGTAGAGATGGGGCTCTGATTCCAAAGCtctgttttagttattttagGAACATTATCTCTTGTCTTCCCAGATCccataaagcagtggttctcaacctgtcgGTTGTGCTCCCTTGGGagttgaacgaccctttcacaagggcTGCATTCAGATagtctgcatatcagatatttatattacgattcataacagtagtaagacaacagttatgaagtagcaatggaaaataattttatggttggggggggtcaacaccacatgaggaactgggttaaagggtcacagcattaggaaggttgagaaccactgccctaaagtGTGTTAACCCCATTTTGCAGATAAAGTAATTGAGCCTGGGAGATTAAGCAGAACACaaaaggtcacacagctagaaagTATCAAAACCAGCACTAAAATACCCAGGTCTGTGGAGTCCAAAGCAGGAGCTGGTCTTCTGCTAGGTAGTATTGGGATTACTGGGTATTCTGAGCACCCCCAGAGTCCACAGCCaccccccctttctttttgacAGGCTCTGGCTGGGCCCTGACCTTCACTCCGACACTGGCCTGCCTCTCCCGTTACTTCTCTCGACGTCGATCTCTGGCCATGGGGCTGGCGTTGACTGGAGTGGGCCTCTCTTCTTTTGCGTTTGCCCCCCTCTTCCAGTGGCTGATAAGCAGCTATGCCTGGAGGGGAGCTCTCTTGCTAGTGTCTGCCCTCTCCTTACACCTGATGGCCTGCGGAGCTCTCCTCCGCCCACTCTCCCTAACTGAAGACACTTCCGTGGGTGGCCCTGGGGCccagctctcctccctcctccatcatggCCCCTTCCTCCGTTACACTGTTGCCCTTACTCTGATCAACACTGGCTACTTCATTCCCTACGTCCATCTGGTGGCCCATCTGCAGGACCTGGGCTgggacccactgcctgctgccttccTACTCTCGGTGGCTGCGATTTCTGACCTCGTGGGCCGGGTGGCCTCTGGTTGGCTGGGAGATGCAGTTCCAGGGCCTGTGGCACGATTACTGATGCTTTGGACTACCCTGACTGGGGTGTCACTAGCCCTGTTCCCTGTGGCTCAGGCTCCCACAACCCTGGTAGTTCTGGCTGTGGCCTACGGCTTCACGTCAGGGGCCCTGACCCCAGTGGCCTTCTCCGTGCTTCCTGAGCTGGTGGGGACTGCAAGGATTTACTGTGGCCTGGGACTGGTA containing:
- the Slc16a13 gene encoding monocarboxylate transporter 13 isoform X3; this encodes MARRAEPPDGGWGWMVVLSAFFQSALVFGVLRSFGVFFVEFVAAFEEQAARVSWIASIGIAVQQFGSPIGSALSTKLGPRPVVMTGGILAALGMLLASFATSLTHLYLSIGLLSGSGWALTFTPTLACLSRYFSRRRSLAMGLALTGVGLSSFAFAPLFQWLISSYAWRGALLLVSALSLHLMACGALLRPLSLTEDTSVGGPGAQLSSLLHHGPFLRYTVALTLINTGYFIPYVHLVAHLQDLGWDPLPAAFLLSVAAISDLVGRVASGWLGDAVPGPVARLLMLWTTLTGVSLALFPVAQAPTTLVVLAVAYGFTSGALTPVAFSVLPELVGTARIYCGLGLVQMIESIGGLLGAPLSVCYSIQPAEPILTVLSFYLQTPGPCNRSSGDQNSPAQGGGLGRGLNSTRRQRSWKARA
- the Slc16a13 gene encoding monocarboxylate transporter 13 isoform X1, which encodes MARRAEPPDGGWGWMVVLSAFFQSALVFGVLRSFGVFFVEFVAAFEEQAARVSWIASIGIAVQQFGSPIGSALSTKLGPRPVVMTGGILAALGMLLASFATSLTHLYLSIGLLSGSGWALTFTPTLACLSRYFSRRRSLAMGLALTGVGLSSFAFAPLFQWLISSYAWRGALLLVSALSLHLMACGALLRPLSLTEDTSVGGPGAQLSSLLHHGPFLRYTVALTLINTGYFIPYVHLVAHLQDLGWDPLPAAFLLSVAAISDLVGRVASGWLGDAVPGPVARLLMLWTTLTGVSLALFPVAQAPTTLVVLAVAYGFTSGALTPVAFSVLPELVGTARIYCGLGLVQMIESIGGLLGAPLSVCYSIQPAEPILTVLRLPPGCDRQLHGFFYGGWGLPSCREWSSYHLAPFLLLHLSFYLQTPGPCNRSSGDQNSPAQGGGLGRGLNSTRRQRSWKARA
- the Slc16a13 gene encoding monocarboxylate transporter 13 isoform X4 codes for the protein MARRAEPPDGGWGWMVVLSAFFQSALVFGVLRSFGVFFVEFVAAFEEQAARVSWIASIGIAVQQFGSPIGSALSTKLGPRPVVMTGGILAALGMLLASFATSLTHLYLSIGLLSGSGWALTFTPTLACLSRYFSRRRSLAMGLALTGVGLSSFAFAPLFQWLISSYAWRGALLLVSALSLHLMACGALLRPLSLTEDTSVGGPGAQLSSLLHHGPFLRYTVALTLINTGYFIPYVHLVAHLQDLGWDPLPAAFLLSVAAISDLVGRVASGWLGDAVPGPVARLLMLWTTLTGVSLALFPVAQAPTTLVVLAVAYGFTSGALTPVAFSVLPELVGTARIYCGLGLVQMIESIGGLLGAPLSASTSRPQDLVIEAAETKIPLPKEEGLGED
- the Slc16a13 gene encoding monocarboxylate transporter 13 isoform X2; translation: MARRAEPPDGGWGWMVVLSAFFQSALVFGVLRSFGVFFVEFVAAFEEQAARVSWIASIGIAVQQFGSPIGSALSTKLGPRPVVMTGGILAALGMLLASFATSLTHLYLSIGLLSGSGWALTFTPTLACLSRYFSRRRSLAMGLALTGVGLSSFAFAPLFQWLISSYAWRGALLLVSALSLHLMACGALLRPLSLTEDTSVGGPGAQLSSLLHHGPFLRYTVALTLINTGYFIPYVHLVAHLQDLGWDPLPAAFLLSVAAISDLVGRVASGWLGDAVPGPVARLLMLWTTLTGVSLALFPVAQAPTTLVVLAVAYGFTSGALTPVAFSVLPELVGTARIYCGLGLVQMIESIGGLLGAPLSGYLRDVTGNYTASFMVAGAFLLAGSGVLITLPHFFSCISASTSRPQDLVIEAAETKIPLPKEEGLGED